The Parvibaculaceae bacterium PLY_AMNH_Bact1 genome window below encodes:
- a CDS encoding NAD-dependent epimerase/dehydratase family protein (Derived by automated computational analysis using gene prediction method: Protein Homology. GO_function: GO:0003824 - catalytic activity [Evidence IEA]): MRILITGGAGSLGVSLIERLLPKGHDICVIDNFATGHRGALPDGLPNLVQHEGSIADQRLLDKVFADFSPTHVIHSAASYKDPDDWLEDSETNVVGTIRLVKAAEKAGVKRLLNFQTALCYGRASETPIPVTAPVAPFTSYGVSKTAGEQYILQSTIDSISLRLANVTGPRLSIGPIPTFYQRLKEGKSCFCSDTVRDFIDAEDFLVLAEKALEDDAPVGVFNVSTGTGHSIKEIFDCVVDHLGVSLSEPVPIVAPEADDVPVVVLDPSLTERTFDWSAQIDFKTMMHRMLTWYDEHGIDAVYSHLSTPSTK; this comes from the coding sequence ATGAGGATTCTGATCACCGGCGGTGCCGGAAGTCTGGGAGTGAGCCTGATAGAACGGCTCCTCCCCAAAGGCCACGATATCTGCGTCATCGACAATTTTGCGACGGGGCATCGCGGTGCACTTCCTGACGGCCTGCCCAATTTGGTTCAGCACGAAGGAAGCATTGCCGATCAGCGCTTATTGGATAAGGTCTTTGCTGATTTTTCTCCGACCCATGTCATCCATTCGGCAGCATCCTACAAAGATCCTGATGATTGGCTTGAGGACAGCGAAACGAACGTCGTTGGCACTATTCGACTGGTAAAGGCTGCGGAAAAAGCAGGCGTCAAACGACTGCTCAATTTTCAGACGGCCCTTTGTTATGGGCGTGCCTCAGAGACTCCGATCCCGGTGACAGCGCCAGTCGCACCATTCACCTCATACGGCGTGAGCAAGACCGCTGGCGAACAGTACATCCTTCAATCCACGATTGACTCCATATCTCTACGGTTGGCGAATGTTACAGGGCCCCGTCTTTCAATCGGGCCTATCCCCACATTCTACCAGCGTCTAAAAGAGGGAAAATCCTGCTTCTGCAGCGATACAGTTCGCGACTTCATCGATGCAGAGGACTTCCTTGTTCTTGCGGAGAAAGCTCTAGAGGACGACGCACCGGTAGGGGTCTTCAACGTCTCAACAGGTACAGGACACTCCATCAAGGAGATTTTCGACTGTGTCGTTGACCACCTGGGTGTCAGTCTTTCCGAGCCTGTGCCAATTGTCGCCCCGGAAGCTGATGATGTCCCCGTCGTTGTATTGGACCCATCGCTAACCGAACGCACCTTTGATTGGAGCGCTCAGATTGATTTCAAGACAATGATGCATCGCATGCTTACATGGTATGATGAGCATGGAATCGATGCTGTTTATAGCCACCTTTCCACACCTTCCACCAAATAA
- a CDS encoding NAD-dependent epimerase/dehydratase family protein (Derived by automated computational analysis using gene prediction method: Protein Homology. GO_function: GO:0003824 - catalytic activity [Evidence IEA]) → MTVFITGGCGQVGSHVAELLLASGESVVAIDNMETGRRLHLPDSHPNLTFVEGSISDRDLVNDIVSTHKPSVLVHTAASYKDPEDWYSDTLTNSVGGANLIKAAKENDVGRFVYFQTALCYGLHPITQPIPLDHPKNPANSSYAISKTTTEDYLEISGLDYVTFRLANVIGPRNCSGPLPIFYERLKAGKQCFVTEAKRDFVFVKDLANVVVKAVEGKGSGPYHFSSGKDIAIKELYDAVVAGMQLNDYPEPDVRPLGPDDAASILLDPSKTFQDFGEVEFTPLNELVKAAVDYYEEFGVHGGYTHLKHDSKS, encoded by the coding sequence ATGACAGTTTTTATCACAGGTGGATGTGGCCAAGTAGGATCTCACGTCGCCGAACTACTCCTTGCATCTGGCGAAAGCGTTGTCGCAATTGACAACATGGAAACAGGCCGACGCCTCCACTTACCAGATAGCCATCCCAACCTTACTTTTGTTGAAGGCTCAATCAGTGACCGCGATCTGGTAAATGATATTGTCAGCACTCACAAGCCATCCGTTCTGGTGCACACAGCGGCGTCCTACAAGGACCCTGAAGATTGGTATTCCGACACACTGACAAACTCTGTCGGTGGTGCAAACCTCATCAAGGCTGCGAAAGAAAATGACGTTGGCCGGTTTGTCTATTTTCAAACCGCGCTGTGCTATGGCCTACACCCGATCACTCAGCCGATCCCTCTAGATCATCCTAAGAACCCGGCCAATTCAAGTTATGCGATCTCCAAAACAACTACGGAAGACTATCTGGAAATCTCGGGTCTGGACTACGTCACTTTCCGTCTTGCCAATGTCATCGGCCCGCGGAACTGCTCCGGCCCTCTGCCTATCTTCTATGAGCGGCTAAAAGCCGGCAAACAATGTTTTGTCACAGAGGCCAAGCGTGACTTTGTTTTTGTTAAGGACCTGGCAAACGTCGTAGTGAAAGCAGTCGAGGGAAAGGGTTCTGGCCCCTATCACTTCTCGTCAGGCAAGGACATCGCCATTAAGGAACTGTATGACGCTGTCGTTGCTGGAATGCAGCTCAACGATTATCCGGAGCCCGACGTCCGGCCTTTGGGACCAGATGATGCTGCCAGCATCCTTCTCGACCCCTCAAAGACATTTCAGGATTTTGGTGAAGTTGAGTTCACGCCTCTCAATGAGCTCGTGAAAGCAGCGGTCGACTATTATGAAGAGTTTGGTGTTCATGGCGGGTACACTCACTTGAAGCACGACAGCAAGTCTTAG
- the asnB gene encoding asparagine synthase (glutamine-hydrolyzing) (Derived by automated computational analysis using gene prediction method: Protein Homology. GO_function: GO:0004066 - asparagine synthase (glutamine-hydrolyzing) activity [Evidence IEA]; GO_process: GO:0006529 - asparagine biosynthetic process [Evidence IEA]) encodes MCGIAGIVSLNGDDIPRLSEALTVMGQLLEHRGPDDEGQWVSPDGSVGFAHRRLSILDLSTAGHQPMVGENGTVIAHNGEVYNYLELHDRLKDRWSFKSTSDTEAVLAAYDRYGADFAQQLRGMFATAIYDQRSHRLTLLRDRFGIKPLYYMIDKGMLFFASEAKALLPFLPDIQTDTESFAEYLTFQYCIGEQTLFKGIKQLMPGHMLTVETGSQVQVKKYWDVEYNIDYDHSPKYFENRFRELLMDSMKFHLRSDVPVGSYMSGGIDSSLMAILAADHDQQNRDCFHGKFTQFPGYDESKYAVDAAEFSGSSLHQASITAQDFEKSIEDVIYHLDFPTAGPGSFPQYMVSKLAAAKVKVVLGGQGGDEIFGGYARYLVAYFEQCIKAALDGSYHDGHYVVTIESIIPNLGLLREYKPMIKMFWQEGLFEDLDARYFRLIDRSNDMTDEVDWNQLNKGQVFDSFRQIFNKSNVGKEAYFDKMTHFDFKCLLPALLNVEDRMAMAHGLESRVPFLDHPLVEFAATVPADVKFEGGNMKHLIKQSFGDKLPTSITSRRDKMGFPVPLKEWFGGELKDFVSDTFARNSAQHRPFMNTERIAEGVGAELKFSRKTWGLLSLEIWHQKFHDRAAHWKKMNPL; translated from the coding sequence ATGTGTGGAATTGCGGGAATTGTGAGCCTAAATGGGGACGATATTCCCCGCCTGTCAGAAGCACTTACTGTGATGGGCCAACTTCTCGAGCACCGGGGCCCCGATGACGAAGGACAGTGGGTTTCGCCGGACGGCAGCGTGGGATTTGCTCACAGACGGTTAAGCATATTGGACCTGTCAACTGCAGGCCACCAACCCATGGTCGGCGAGAATGGCACCGTGATCGCTCATAATGGCGAAGTCTATAACTACCTAGAGTTGCATGATCGCCTCAAAGACCGCTGGAGCTTTAAGAGCACGAGTGACACTGAAGCGGTCTTGGCCGCTTATGACCGTTACGGTGCTGATTTCGCACAGCAGCTTCGGGGAATGTTTGCCACCGCCATTTATGACCAGCGGTCCCACCGTCTCACCTTGTTGCGGGATCGCTTTGGCATCAAACCTCTCTACTACATGATCGACAAGGGGATGCTCTTTTTCGCTTCCGAGGCGAAGGCACTTCTTCCATTTCTTCCTGACATCCAGACCGACACGGAGTCCTTTGCCGAGTACCTTACATTCCAATACTGCATTGGTGAGCAGACCCTCTTCAAAGGGATCAAGCAGCTTATGCCCGGGCACATGCTCACGGTCGAAACAGGTTCGCAGGTGCAGGTGAAAAAGTACTGGGACGTCGAGTACAACATCGACTATGACCACTCACCCAAGTATTTCGAGAACAGGTTTCGCGAACTTCTGATGGACTCCATGAAGTTTCATCTACGAAGCGATGTGCCGGTTGGAAGCTACATGTCTGGCGGGATCGACTCGAGCCTGATGGCCATCCTGGCTGCTGACCATGACCAACAGAACAGAGACTGTTTTCATGGCAAGTTCACCCAGTTTCCTGGATATGACGAAAGCAAATATGCGGTAGACGCTGCAGAATTTTCTGGGTCTAGCCTGCATCAGGCCAGCATCACGGCACAAGACTTCGAGAAGTCGATTGAAGATGTCATCTACCATCTGGACTTTCCAACCGCAGGCCCCGGGTCCTTTCCGCAATATATGGTGTCGAAGTTGGCTGCTGCAAAAGTCAAGGTCGTTCTTGGCGGGCAGGGCGGAGACGAAATATTCGGTGGCTATGCCCGCTACCTCGTTGCCTACTTCGAACAGTGCATCAAGGCAGCGCTCGATGGCAGCTATCACGATGGTCACTATGTCGTAACTATCGAGTCGATCATCCCGAACCTAGGCCTGCTCCGTGAATACAAGCCGATGATCAAGATGTTCTGGCAAGAAGGCTTGTTTGAGGACCTAGACGCACGTTACTTCCGCCTTATTGACCGCTCGAATGACATGACGGATGAGGTTGATTGGAATCAGCTGAACAAGGGCCAGGTTTTCGACTCTTTCAGGCAGATTTTCAACAAGTCGAATGTCGGGAAAGAAGCCTATTTCGACAAGATGACGCATTTCGACTTCAAGTGCTTACTCCCTGCCCTGCTGAACGTGGAAGATCGCATGGCGATGGCTCATGGGCTGGAGTCTCGGGTTCCGTTCCTTGATCACCCGCTGGTTGAATTTGCCGCCACGGTCCCTGCAGACGTCAAGTTTGAGGGTGGAAATATGAAGCATCTTATAAAGCAATCTTTTGGAGACAAGCTTCCGACTTCGATTACCAGCCGCCGCGATAAGATGGGCTTCCCTGTCCCGCTCAAAGAATGGTTCGGAGGCGAACTCAAAGACTTCGTATCGGATACGTTTGCCAGGAACAGCGCTCAGCATAGACCGTTCATGAACACCGAACGGATTGCCGAAGGCGTCGGTGCCGAACTCAAATTTTCCCGCAAAACTTGGGGCTTGCTCAGTCTAGAGATTTGGCACCAAAAGTTTCACGACCGTGCTGCGCACTGGAAGAAGATGAACCCATTGTAA
- a CDS encoding ABC transporter permease (Derived by automated computational analysis using gene prediction method: Protein Homology.), with product MATENAALVFDDLYRSVAHRRLWLALGWRDIRARYRRTVLGPLWTSMSAAVLIFALGAVYSILWGVDITDFLPYFSAGYLSWQFILLVTNEGCQALTTNQDVIKSLRLPYGVHILRLLWRNVLVFAHGLVVHLIVLLALTDGLQWINFLFFAGLFLALVNGFWIALLLSIVCARFRDVMQVVASIMQVMFFITPIFWPAERVASEPIAEFILVKINPLFHLIDVMRQPLIGQVAGSESYIYLSVSAVLGIAAVTLFTGRFYRRLAYWV from the coding sequence ATGGCAACTGAGAATGCTGCTCTTGTTTTTGATGATCTGTATCGATCCGTCGCCCATAGGCGTCTCTGGTTAGCACTGGGGTGGCGCGACATCAGAGCACGTTATCGCAGAACCGTTCTCGGCCCGTTATGGACCAGCATGAGTGCAGCTGTTCTCATATTCGCCCTCGGCGCAGTGTATTCGATACTTTGGGGTGTCGATATCACCGATTTTCTCCCGTATTTCTCAGCTGGCTATCTGTCCTGGCAGTTCATTTTGCTGGTTACAAATGAAGGCTGTCAGGCACTTACAACCAACCAGGACGTCATCAAGTCGCTTCGGTTGCCATATGGCGTCCACATACTCAGGTTATTGTGGCGCAACGTCTTGGTTTTCGCGCATGGTCTAGTAGTACATTTGATTGTTCTGCTGGCACTGACAGACGGGCTGCAGTGGATCAATTTTCTGTTTTTTGCAGGACTCTTCTTAGCCCTCGTCAACGGGTTTTGGATTGCGCTGCTGTTGTCGATCGTTTGTGCGCGCTTCCGCGACGTGATGCAGGTGGTCGCCAGCATCATGCAGGTTATGTTTTTCATCACACCGATATTCTGGCCTGCTGAAAGGGTTGCGTCCGAACCAATCGCGGAGTTCATTTTGGTGAAGATTAACCCACTTTTTCATCTGATTGACGTAATGCGCCAGCCGCTGATTGGGCAGGTTGCTGGTAGCGAATCGTACATCTATTTGAGCGTCTCTGCAGTTCTAGGGATTGCTGCGGTGACACTCTTCACCGGTCGTTTCTACCGCCGGTTGGCATACTGGGTTTAG
- a CDS encoding ABC transporter ATP-binding protein (Derived by automated computational analysis using gene prediction method: Protein Homology.) produces the protein MKKPAISLRGLTVEFPIYDPDRSLRRIILKNTVGGDIRNEAGESGRAVVMALNDINIDIQPGERVGLIGPNGAGKSTLLQVIAGGYFPTRGAVEIKGQTSSLLTLGVGVDPEETGYENIFAGCLYRGMSRPQIRAAIPDIVEFCELGQYLYMPVRTYSSGMLVRLSFAIATAGTADVLVIDEIIGVGDAKFSEKANKRMTNLMASANTLLLASHSNEMIKSFCDRAIYMEAGNVVFFGDVDEAIERYTIALNG, from the coding sequence ATGAAGAAACCGGCAATATCATTGCGAGGGCTAACGGTAGAGTTCCCTATCTATGACCCAGATCGGAGTCTACGCAGGATTATCCTGAAGAACACTGTCGGTGGAGATATTCGGAACGAAGCAGGTGAGAGCGGCCGAGCGGTCGTCATGGCCTTAAACGATATAAATATCGACATACAACCCGGAGAGCGAGTGGGTCTGATCGGGCCAAATGGCGCTGGAAAGTCAACTCTACTCCAAGTCATCGCCGGTGGTTACTTTCCTACCCGCGGTGCGGTCGAGATCAAAGGCCAGACGTCATCTCTGTTAACCCTGGGGGTGGGAGTTGATCCTGAGGAAACAGGGTACGAGAACATTTTTGCAGGCTGCCTTTATCGGGGGATGAGCAGGCCGCAGATCCGTGCCGCGATACCCGATATCGTCGAGTTCTGTGAGCTTGGGCAGTACTTGTACATGCCGGTAAGGACGTACTCGTCCGGTATGCTCGTTCGACTGTCATTTGCGATTGCGACCGCTGGGACAGCTGATGTCCTTGTCATTGATGAGATCATTGGCGTCGGCGATGCCAAGTTTTCAGAAAAGGCAAACAAGCGAATGACAAACCTGATGGCATCCGCGAACACATTGCTGCTTGCATCGCATTCGAACGAGATGATCAAGTCTTTCTGCGACCGCGCGATTTACATGGAGGCGGGGAATGTCGTCTTTTTTGGGGATGTTGATGAGGCGATCGAGCGTTATACGATTGCGCTGAATGGCTAA
- a CDS encoding hypothetical protein (Derived by automated computational analysis using gene prediction method: GeneMarkS-2+.) has translation MLQAWFSSYYKAPVKRRFWQLALRTVELRALLWSWFFQGGRAHVSFNDVTNDILLMGIVRAAQTGMSREPFFHVTADLVDDNIVLCCKQIDDPSITQMDFIVPKDTHATSFWSQVEDNLRSKRTSRVILDIGELGIPNAPSDVIEMKLLSYAAISAPYDTTYALRILTSPAYGADERLLEKLLN, from the coding sequence ATGTTACAGGCATGGTTCTCATCGTACTACAAGGCACCCGTAAAGCGCCGCTTTTGGCAACTCGCGCTCAGAACGGTTGAACTCAGAGCTTTGTTGTGGTCCTGGTTCTTTCAAGGCGGTCGCGCGCACGTCTCATTCAACGATGTTACCAATGACATTCTTCTTATGGGCATCGTGAGGGCTGCTCAAACAGGCATGTCCCGCGAGCCGTTCTTCCATGTGACGGCCGACCTGGTCGATGATAATATCGTACTCTGTTGCAAACAGATTGATGACCCCTCGATCACACAGATGGATTTCATCGTCCCAAAGGACACTCACGCGACGTCCTTCTGGTCGCAGGTTGAAGACAACCTCCGCTCAAAGAGGACATCTCGTGTCATTCTGGACATCGGTGAATTGGGCATACCTAACGCCCCGAGTGATGTGATTGAGATGAAACTCTTGTCATATGCTGCAATCAGCGCCCCATATGACACCACATACGCCCTGCGCATTTTGACGAGCCCAGCTTACGGAGCGGACGAACGGCTGCTAGAAAAATTGCTGAACTAG
- the rfbF gene encoding glucose-1-phosphate cytidylyltransferase (Derived by automated computational analysis using gene prediction method: Protein Homology. GO_function: GO:0047343 - glucose-1-phosphate cytidylyltransferase activity [Evidence IEA]; GO_process: GO:0009103 - lipopolysaccharide biosynthetic process [Evidence IEA]), translating into MKAVILAGGRGTRISEESHLRPKPMITIGDKPILWHIMKIYAAHGITDFIVCLGYRGHMIKEYFLNYSLHATTAVTFDLANRTQTFEDNSAEPWRVTLVETGADTQTGGRVKRVANWLDDDEPFCLTYGDGLADIDISSQLKFHKAHGGLATVAAVAPAARFGVIETRDDGRVDHFAEKPNTDGGLINGGFFVLSKSVIDRISADDTIWEREPLESLAQSGELFAYPHTGFWQPMDTLREREQLELLWASGDAPWKVW; encoded by the coding sequence ATGAAAGCGGTAATATTAGCGGGCGGACGTGGAACCCGGATCTCCGAAGAAAGTCATCTTCGCCCCAAGCCTATGATTACTATTGGGGACAAACCGATCCTTTGGCACATCATGAAAATCTATGCCGCACATGGCATCACCGATTTCATCGTGTGCTTGGGCTATCGCGGACACATGATAAAGGAGTATTTTCTCAACTACTCCCTTCATGCGACGACTGCAGTCACCTTCGATCTTGCAAACAGAACGCAGACTTTTGAGGACAACTCCGCAGAGCCGTGGCGAGTGACGTTGGTCGAAACCGGCGCCGATACTCAAACGGGCGGGCGCGTTAAACGAGTGGCCAACTGGTTGGATGACGACGAGCCATTTTGCCTCACATATGGCGATGGACTTGCCGACATAGATATTAGTTCACAATTGAAATTCCATAAGGCCCACGGAGGGCTCGCAACTGTTGCAGCTGTTGCCCCTGCAGCCAGATTTGGCGTCATCGAAACGCGGGATGATGGCAGGGTTGATCACTTCGCAGAAAAACCGAACACGGATGGTGGGCTAATTAACGGCGGCTTCTTTGTGTTGTCCAAATCGGTCATAGACCGAATTTCAGCAGACGACACTATTTGGGAGAGGGAACCGCTCGAGAGCCTCGCACAGTCCGGCGAACTTTTTGCCTATCCTCATACTGGGTTTTGGCAACCAATGGACACCCTTCGTGAACGAGAGCAGCTCGAGCTACTATGGGCCTCGGGCGATGCACCCTGGAAGGTTTGGTAG
- a CDS encoding hypothetical protein (Derived by automated computational analysis using gene prediction method: GeneMarkS-2+.): MLEKSLIARRPSIAVDDIAAILLVFLSFTLQATVILELLIGNSKYFDFLLYAAITVIVPPAVAAAFLLTEELTPRRAYRTALTGSASLAVVAASLALIIFSVIIWVSGSNPSTWLPILYFVTAFIGLSHFVFLVILSLGLIDRWNLSSVLSFLKLEFNSLTITEFGALSVALVALLFAFQLDGRVPLLGTIWGLFGGLQPSPGVGTFIFAVLVGVLVVLGAVFLIHYASLLPSAKRQRMETKTLFASLVAVFVVYFDVRFNSDVLHFLTNAGPANQLLNSGGIPMVDTFSQYGLGPMLMTWVAFVFGGPNLHAANAMAQLHSLVLYCCLLVCLYRMTEHKLAAVWIGFFAISVLLSGWWYGNYSLNSVPSSMGLRYLPCALVVLSISLLGEHRRSSLLLTVSVTLCALWSSEILLGGCAIVSLFICLEFSKNRKWTQLFSSTFCSLLLPLFLAASIVSTFTVLTVNQLPNLQPNLDFLMIYNMASEFWSIAATGQFLGWVAIAAAIGLCLSIAWYLSLQGAFSGSQPRSDNDPVQDETGLTSTVMIRRYAPVAGLTIVMSSYYVGRSVDFTLIIAFLPFAVLVIPAFLSLLAQPNQDNSARRFLTAALGVVIATSIAFSIPAVFRADGPYKPLIISLISGDFPAAMNRFNLQPMIDQEANPNFFDTTGLAADAVRAIKTFSRDGARPSLLLGEHPTTPWSVHTDMVLLLANVGNRWPISYVLSDELSPTRTQQILSAKVDLKPQELVVVRADETFLGSLEAAILKRIQEEYVLCRQSFESDLVNVFTISTAGQCPEASPKLD, from the coding sequence ATGCTCGAGAAGAGTTTGATTGCGCGCCGTCCATCGATCGCGGTCGACGATATTGCGGCAATTCTCTTGGTTTTTTTGTCCTTCACGCTACAAGCCACGGTTATTCTTGAGCTGCTGATCGGCAACAGCAAATATTTTGATTTTCTTCTGTACGCGGCGATTACCGTTATTGTGCCGCCAGCCGTCGCGGCGGCCTTTTTATTGACCGAAGAACTAACACCACGACGCGCTTACCGCACAGCGCTCACAGGCAGCGCCAGCCTGGCTGTTGTTGCAGCATCGTTAGCGCTCATAATCTTTAGTGTCATAATTTGGGTCTCGGGCTCCAACCCATCCACGTGGCTCCCAATTCTATATTTTGTCACCGCCTTCATAGGTTTGTCCCACTTCGTCTTCTTGGTCATTTTGAGTCTGGGCTTGATCGATCGTTGGAACCTGTCGTCGGTACTTTCGTTTTTGAAACTCGAATTCAACTCCCTCACCATAACTGAATTCGGTGCACTGTCGGTCGCGCTGGTGGCACTGCTCTTCGCCTTTCAATTAGACGGAAGGGTGCCGCTACTGGGAACTATTTGGGGACTGTTCGGCGGTCTCCAGCCATCCCCAGGAGTGGGCACTTTCATTTTCGCAGTCCTGGTCGGCGTTCTTGTTGTTCTAGGGGCGGTTTTTCTGATTCACTACGCCTCACTGCTTCCCTCCGCAAAGCGCCAAAGGATGGAAACGAAAACCCTTTTTGCCTCACTGGTAGCGGTTTTTGTTGTCTACTTCGATGTCCGCTTCAACAGTGACGTCTTGCATTTCTTGACCAATGCCGGACCGGCCAACCAACTGCTAAATTCGGGTGGTATCCCGATGGTCGATACGTTCTCCCAATACGGTCTCGGCCCAATGTTAATGACATGGGTCGCGTTTGTTTTCGGTGGGCCAAACCTTCATGCGGCCAACGCCATGGCTCAGTTGCATTCGCTGGTCCTCTATTGTTGTTTGCTGGTCTGTCTATACCGAATGACAGAGCACAAACTCGCTGCCGTCTGGATTGGCTTCTTTGCGATATCGGTACTTCTGTCTGGATGGTGGTATGGCAACTACAGCCTTAACAGTGTGCCTTCATCGATGGGTCTGAGATATCTTCCCTGCGCTCTCGTTGTTTTATCGATATCGTTACTCGGGGAGCATCGGCGCAGCTCTTTGCTCCTAACGGTTTCCGTTACGCTTTGTGCTTTGTGGAGTTCCGAGATTTTGCTGGGCGGCTGCGCAATTGTCTCCCTCTTCATTTGCCTTGAGTTCTCCAAAAATAGAAAGTGGACACAGCTATTCTCTTCCACTTTTTGCTCTCTATTGCTTCCTCTGTTTTTGGCAGCATCAATCGTTTCGACATTTACAGTTCTGACCGTCAACCAACTCCCGAACTTGCAGCCCAATCTCGACTTCTTGATGATCTACAATATGGCTTCTGAGTTTTGGTCGATTGCGGCAACCGGTCAGTTTCTCGGCTGGGTGGCGATTGCAGCCGCAATTGGTCTTTGTCTATCCATTGCTTGGTATTTGTCATTGCAGGGTGCTTTTTCAGGGTCACAGCCCCGGTCCGACAATGATCCTGTTCAGGACGAAACCGGACTCACGTCTACAGTGATGATACGTCGCTATGCGCCGGTCGCTGGGCTGACAATTGTGATGAGCAGTTACTATGTCGGGCGCTCAGTGGATTTCACACTGATAATCGCATTCTTGCCATTTGCAGTGCTGGTCATCCCCGCTTTCCTGTCATTGCTTGCGCAACCGAACCAGGACAACTCCGCGCGACGGTTTCTCACCGCGGCATTGGGCGTGGTCATTGCCACATCAATAGCCTTTTCGATCCCGGCGGTGTTCCGAGCGGACGGGCCATACAAACCGCTGATTATCTCATTGATCTCAGGTGATTTCCCTGCGGCAATGAACCGGTTCAATCTTCAACCAATGATTGACCAAGAGGCCAACCCCAACTTCTTTGATACGACGGGGCTTGCTGCGGACGCGGTGCGCGCCATAAAGACATTTTCTCGCGATGGTGCCCGCCCATCACTGCTACTTGGAGAGCACCCAACAACACCGTGGTCTGTTCACACAGACATGGTTCTTTTGTTGGCAAATGTTGGAAATCGATGGCCTATTTCATATGTGCTGAGTGATGAATTGTCTCCAACAAGAACACAGCAAATCCTTAGCGCAAAAGTAGATCTGAAACCTCAAGAGCTGGTCGTGGTGCGTGCAGACGAAACCTTCCTCGGGTCGCTTGAAGCTGCAATTTTAAAGAGGATCCAAGAGGAATATGTCCTCTGCAGGCAGTCTTTTGAGAGCGATCTCGTGAACGTCTTTACCATTTCGACCGCGGGACAATGTCCTGAGGCATCGCCGAAATTGGATTAA